Proteins encoded together in one Solanum lycopersicum chromosome 7, SLM_r2.1 window:
- the LOC101254404 gene encoding peroxisomal 2,4-dienoyl-CoA reductase [(3E)-enoyl-CoA-producing] has translation MECASPFKSDILKGKVALLTGGGSGIGLEISTQFGKHGASVAIMGRRKAVLDSAVSYLQSFGIPAIGLQGDVRKQEDAKRVVELTVKQFGKLDILVNAAAGNFLVSPEDLSPNGFRTVLDIDSVGTFTMCHEALNYIKKGGPGRSSTSGGMILNISATLHYTASWYQIHVAAAKAAVDAVTRNLALEWGTDYDIRVNGIAPGPIGDTAGMRKLGPEEISNKSKEYMPLYKLGEKYDIAMAALYLASDAGKYINGTIVPVDGGLWLSRPRHLPKDAVKELSRTVEKKSRNAPVGVPPSKL, from the exons ATGGAGTGCGCGTCTCCTTTCAAATCAGACATACTCAAAGGGAAAGTAGCACTGTTGACCGGAGGCGGTTCTGGCATCGGCCTTGAGATCTCCACTCAGTTCGGCAAACATGGTGCCTCCGTTGCCATCATGGGACGCCGCAAGGCCGTCCTCGACTCCGCCGTCTCCTACCTTCAATCCTTTGGTATTCCG GCAATTGGCTTGCAAGGGGACGTCCGCAAGCAAGAAGATGCAAAAAGAGTTGTGGAGTTAACTGTCAAACAGTTTGGGAAGCTCGACATTCTTGTTAATGCTGCAGCTGGCAATTTCCTTGTGTCTCCTGAGGATTTGTCTCCTAATGGCTTCAGGACAG TACTAGATATTGATTCTGTTGGCACATTCACTATGTGCCACGAGGCACTTAACTATATCAAGAAAGGGGGACCTGGGAGGAGTTCAACATCTGGTGGAATGATATTGAACATCAGTGCTACTTTGCATTACACTGCATCTTGGTATCAAATCCATGTAGCTGCTGCCAAG GCTGCTGTTGATGCAGTCACTAGAAATTTGGCTCTAGAATGGGGTACAGACTATGATATTAGGGTCAATGGTATTGCACCAGGCCCTATAGGTGATACTGCTGGCATGCGTAAACTTGGACCGGAAGAGATAAGCAATAAGAGCAAAGAATACATGCCTCTGTACAAACTTGGGGAGAAATATGATATTGCCATGGCTGCTCTGTACCTTGCTTCAGATGCTG GCAAATACATCAATGGAACCATCGTGCCTGTCGATGGAGGACTCTGGCTTAGCAGACCTCGACATCTACCTAAAGATGCAGTTAAAGAGCTTTCTCGAACAGTGGAGAAGAAATCAAGAAATGCACCAGTAGGAGTTCCTCCCAGTAAGCTTTGA
- the LOC101253506 gene encoding uncharacterized protein has product MASVSFKYWDDCVDPLDLEAMWLDPEVRAEWLNAGETKGSKVHLSRDPDGQPYLTQTEMKAVAAIIVRRHFLSQIDLDMLCAIAEIESDRQLLATRYNKKSKEITMGIMQILPKTADWLVSDLGYRTYEVTMDSKLLYKPFVNVYLGAAYLKWLSNYEQKERSEEFMVRAYKGGTKKATHKSTLPFWRSYLSVKETLPSRKIFDVNPLPPTASATGVPEKKGPVNTTWDSRTSAEDMEEMWNHPCVSTEWSKSGEKRGHVRFSHDTEKRPYLSRVELRAVAEVIVSKYFSTRGLKPTVLCAVAEIVTMRFVEGIGQRTGLMGIDYPTARWLYKDLGYKGYKVESVEDLTKPFVSMYFGAAYVAWLSEYEGRERSLQFLVQAYLAGPQNVNLQETGPMWLRFEEALSRYEDLKKEAAGSCNIL; this is encoded by the exons ATGGCTTCGGTTAGCTTCAAATACTGGGATGATTGTGTCGATCCTCTTGATCTGGAAGCTATGTGGCTCGATCCAGAAGTTAGAGCCGAATGGCTTAATGCCGGAGAAACTAAGGGATCAAAAGTCCACCTCTCACGTGATCCTGATGGTCAGCCTTATCTAACACAAACAGAAATGAAg GCAGTAGCAGCTATTATTGTCCGTAGGCATTTTCTATCGCAGATTGATTTG GATATGCTTTGCGCTATTGCTGAGATTGAAAGTGACCGCCAGCTTCTTGCAACACGGTAcaataaaaagtcaaaagaGATTACTATGGGAATTATGCAGATTTTGCCAAAAACTGCAGACTGGTTGGTGAG TGATTTGGGTTACCGAACATATGAGGTGACAATGGATTCAAAACTTCTTTACAAGCCTTTTGTAAATGTATATCTTGGAGCTGCATATCTTAAGTGGTTATCAAATTATGAACAAAA AGAGAGAAGTGAAGAGTTCATGGTGAGAGCTTACAAGGGTGGTACTAAGAAGGCAACTCACAAGTCCACTTTACCATTTTGGAGAAGTTATCTCTCCGTCAAAGAGACCCTACCATCGAG GAAAATCTTTGACGTCAATCCTTTGCCGCCTACAGCATCTGCAACTGGAGTTCCTGAAAAGAAAG GTCCAGTAAATACAACTTGGGACTCTAGAACTTCCGCAGAAGACATGGAAGAAATGTGGAATCATCCCTGTGTGAGCACGGAGTGGAGCAAGTCAGGGGAGAAAAGAGGCCATGTACGGTTTTCTCATGATACTGAAAAAAGACCCTATCTCTCTCGGGTAGAACTGAGG GCAGTTGCAGAAGTAATTGTTTCAAAATACTTTAGCACAAGAGGACTGAAACCT ACTGTCCTGTGTGCTGTTGCTGAGATTGTGACCATGCGTTTTGTTGAGGGAATTGGACAGCGTACTGGATTAATGGGAATTGACTATCCCACGGCACGCTGGCTTTACAA GGACCTGGGATACAAGGGTTACAAAGTGGAGTCCGTTGAGGATCTTACAAAGCCATTTGTTTCCATGTACTTTGGCGCAGCGTATGTGGCTTGGCTATCAGAGTACGAGGGAAG AGAAAGGAGTCTCCAGTTTCTTGTCCAGGCTTATCTTGCTGGACCCCAGAACGTGAACCTGCAGGAGACTGGTCCTATGTGGCTCAGATTTGAGGAAGCACTGAGCCGTTATGAAGATTTAAAAAA GGAAGCAGCAGGTAGTTGTAATATTTTGTGA
- the LOC101254111 gene encoding phosphoglycerate kinase: MAVKKSVGSLKEADLKGKRVFVRVDLNVPLDDNFKITDDTRIRAAVPTIKYLMQNGARVILASHLGRPKGVTPKYSLKPLVPRLSELLGIEVKMANDSVGPEVENLVAGLPEGGVVLLENVRFYKEEEKNDPEFAKKLASLADLYVNDAFGTAHRAHASTEGVAKVLKPAVAGFLMQKELDYLVGAVSNPQKPFAAIVGGSKVSSKIGVIESLLEKVDVLLLGGGMIFTFYKAQGYAVGSSLVEEDKLDLATSLMEKAKTKGVSLLLPTDVVIADKFAADANSKIVPASEIPDGWMGLDIGPDAIKSFGSALDTTKTIIWNGPMGVFEFDKFAAGTEAIAKKLAELSGKGVTTIIGGGDSVAAVEKVGLAEKMSHISTGGGASLELLEGKQLPGVLALDDA; the protein is encoded by the exons ATGGCGGTGAAGAAGAGTGTCGGATCACTGAAAGAAGCAGATCTGAAAGGGAAGAGAGTATTCGTCCGAGTTGATCTCAACGTTCCATTGGATGATAACTTCAAAATCACTGATGACACCAGAATCCGGGCTGCTGTACCTACCATCAAGTACTTGATGCAAAATGGTGCCAGAGTCATCCTTGCCTCTCATCTT GGTCGCCCCAAAGGTGTCACTCCAAAGTACAGCTTAAAGCCACTTGTGCCTAGACTTTCAGAACTATTGGGAATCGAG GTCAAGATGGCAAATGATTCAGTTGGCCCAGAAGTTGAGAACTTGGTGGCTGGACTACCGGAAGGAGGAGTTGTACTTCTGGAGAATGTGCGATTTTACAAAGAAGAGGAGAAGAATGACCCCGAGTTTGCCAAGAAGTTGGCATCTCTTGCAGATTTGTACGTCAATGATGCATTTGGGACTGCTCACAGAGCCCATGCTTCCACGGAAGGGGTTGCTAAGGTCTTGAAACCAGCCGTTGCTGGATTCCTTATGCAAAAG GAACTTGACTATTTAGTTGGAGCTGTGTCAAATCCACAGAAGCCATTTGCTGCTATTGTTGGTGGTTCAAAAGTATCAAGTAAGATTGGTGTTATAGAGTCACTCTTGGAGAAGGTTGACGTGTTGTTGCTCGGTGGAGGAATGATCTTTACTTTCTACAAGGCCCAAGGTTATGCTGTTGGATCATCACTAGTGGAGGAGGACAAACTTGACTTGGCAACATCTCTCATGGAGAAGGCAAAGACAAAAGGGGTATCTCTATTGCTTCCCACGGATGTAGTGATTGCGGACAAGTTTGCTGCTGATGCGAACAGCAAG ATTGTTCCGGCCTCTGAAATTCCTGATGGCTGGATGGGATTAGATATTGGGCCTGATGCCATCAAGTCCTTTGGCAGTGCCTTGGATACCACCAAGACTATCATTTGGAATGGACCGATGGGTGTGTTTGAATTTGACAAGTTTGCTGCTGGAACGGAG GCTATTGCAAAGAAACTGGCAGAGCTTAGTGGAAAGGGAGTGACCACCATAATAGGTGGTGGTGATTCTGTAGCTGCTGTGGAGAAGGTAGGACTTGCAGAGAAGATGAGCCACATATCAACTGGTGGGGGTGCTAGCTTGGAGCTTCTGGAGGGGAAACAACTTCCTGGGGTGCTTGCCCTGGATGACGCCTAA
- the LOC101253805 gene encoding phosphoglycerate kinase, chloroplastic yields the protein MASATASHTLCGIPTTSSSSTTNKSTTYSSARFLLKTPLRRLGFAGTVADPLFTNHVATKLRSVKASSNPVRAVVSMAKKSVGDLSSSDLKGKKVFVRADLNVPLDDSQNITDDTRIRAAIPTIKHLIANGAKVILSSHLGRPKGVTPKYSLAPLVPRLSELLGIQVVKADDCIGPEVDKLVDSLPEGGVLLLENVRFYKEEEKNEPEFAKKLASLADLYVNDAFGTAHRAHASTEGVTKFLKPSVAGFLLQKELDYLVGAVSTPKRPFAAIVGGSKVSSKIGVIESLLEKCDILLLGGGMIFTFYKAQGLSVGSSLVEEDKLELATSLLEKAKAKGVSLLLPSDVVIADKFAPDANSKIVPASAIPDGWMGLDIGPDSIKTFNDALDTTKTVIWNGPMGVFEFDKFATGTEAIAKKLADLSGKGVTTIIGGGDSVAAVEKVGVASVMSHISTGGGASLELLEGKVLPGVIALDEADAPVAV from the exons ATGGCATCAGCTACTGCTTCCCACACTTTGTGCGGCATTCCCACCACATCATCATCCTCTACCACCAACAAGTCTACCACCTATTCCTCTGCTCGCTTCCTCCTTAAAACTCCTCTCCGCCGCCTCGGTTTCGCCGGAACTGTCGCTGATCCTCTCTTCACCAACCACGTCGCGACCAAGCTCCGATCTGTCAAGGCCTCCTCCAACCCTGTTAGGGCCGTTGTCTCCATGGCCAAGAAGAGCGTTGGAGACCTTAGCTCTTCCGATTTGAAGGGCAAGAAAGTCTTCGTCAGGGCTGATTTGAATGTCCCACTTGATGATTCACAGAACATTACTGATGACACTAGGATTAGAGCTGCCATCCCTACCATCAAACACTTGATTGCCAATGGGGCTAAAGTTATTCTCTCCAGTCACTTg GGAAGGCCAAAGGGAGTCACTCCTAAATACAGCTTAGCACCCCTTGTCCCCAGGCTATCTGAACTACTTGGAATCCAG GTTGTAAAGGCTGATGATTGCATTGGTCCAGAAGTTGACAAGTTGGTTGATTCACTTCCAGAGGGCGGTGTTCTTCTTCTTGAGAATGTAAGATTCTACAAAGAGGAAGAGAAGAATGAACCTGAGTTTGCAAAGAAACTTGCATCATTGGCAGATCTTTATGTGAATGATGCCTTTGGTACAGCTCATAGAGCACATGCCTCTACAGAGGGAGTTACTAAATTTTTGAAGCCTTCTGTTGCTGGTTTCCTTTTACAAAAG GAATTGGACTATTTAGTTGGTGCAGTTTCAACTCCAAAGAGGCCATTTGCTGCTATTGTGGGTGGTTCAAAGGTTTCATCCAAGATTGGAGTGATTGAATCACTTCTGGAGAAATGTGATATATTGCTTTTGGGTGGAGGAATGATCTTTACCTTCTACAAGGCTCAGGGTCTTTCAGTTGGTTCCTCCTTGGTTGAGGAAGACAAACTAGAGCTTGCAACATCACTCCTGGAAAAGGCCAAGGCAAAAGGAGTCAGTCTCTTGTTACCATCTGATGTTGTGATTGCAGATAAATTTGCTCCTGATGCAAACAGCAAG ATTGTGCCGGCATCTGCTATCCCAGATGGTTGGATGGGGTTAGACATTGGACCAGACTCTATCAAGACTTTCAACGATGCTTTGGATACCACAAAAACAGTGATCTGGAATGGACCTATGGGGGTGTTTGAATTTGACAAGTTTGCTACTGGAACGGAG GCAATTGCAAAGAAGCTAGCAGACCTAAGTGGGAAAGGAGTGACCACTATCATTGGAGGTGGAGACTCTGTTGCAGCGGTTGAGAAAGTTGGAGTGGCTAGCGTGATGAGCCATATATCCACTGGTGGTGGTGCCAGTTTGGAGTTACTTGAAGGAAAGGTGCTCCCTGGTGTCATAGCTCTAGATGAGGCTGACGCCCCTGTTGCAGTGTAA
- the LOC101254711 gene encoding metalloprotease VIRESCENT3-like has product MRMKAIVPNSGITHLTFFSGRQGVRHRHLKIRVLREYEEAVKEKDLSRALRYLREDSSIGKSDLSPIDREWQVLDTCLNADDLRLVGSAYAFLKDKGLLPNFARYNAIVLEGPRDVTPTVLKYSTGLDVTKLSPKKWGLSGTSSFLLATSFAGVTFLLNQGIDIRPNIAAVLGLAMLDAILLGGSCLAQISSFWPPYKRRICVHEAGHLLVAYLMGCPIRGVILDPIVAMQMGIQGQAGTQFWDEKLENELAVGQLSGTTFDRYCMVLFAGIAAEALIYGEAEGGENDENLFRSISILLEPPLSMAQMSNQARWSLLQSYNLLKWHKHAHRAAVKAIENGCSLSMVIKKIEEAMSLKK; this is encoded by the exons aTGAGGATGAAGGCTATTGTTCCGAATTCCGGCATAACTCATCTGACTTTTTTTTCCGGAAGGCAAGGGGTTCGTCATCGTCACCTAAAAATTAGAGTTTTAAGGGAATACGAGGAAGCAGTTAAGGAGAAAGATCTTTCTCGAGCTCTCCGCTACTTGAGAGAAGACTCGTCAATCGGTAAGTCGGATTTGTCCCCAATCGATAGAGAGTGGCAGGTTTTAGATACATGCTTGAATGCCGATGATTTGAGGCTTGTTGGAAGTGCTTATGCTTTTCTCAAGGACAAAGGTCTCTTGCCTAATTTCGCCAGATACAACGCTATTG TTTTGGAAGGGCCACGCGATGTCACACCAACTGTCTTAAAGTATTCAACTGGTTTAGATG TGACCAAACTTTCGCCAAAGAAGTGGGGTCTTTCTGGAACATCTAGCTTTCTTTTGGCAACATCCTTTGCTGGAGTCACGTTTCTGCTGAACCAAGGAATAGATATTAGGCCTAACATTGCTGCAGTTTTGGGGCTTGCCATGCTAGATGCTATATTACTTGGTGGTTCCTGCTTAGCACAAATCTCCAGCTTCTGGCCTCCCTACAAGCGTCGAATTTGTGTTCATGAAGCAGGCCATCTCCTTGTTG CATACTTAATGGGTTGTCCAATCCGTGGTGTAATTTTAGACCCAATTGTTGCAATGCAGATGGGCATTCAAGGACAG GCAGGAACACAGTTTTGGgatgaaaaacttgaaaatgagCTTGCTGTAGGCCAGTTAAGTGGTACCACATTTGACAG GTACTGCATGGTTCTATTTGCTGGGATTGCAGCTGAAGCTCTTATTTATGGAGAGGCTGAAGGTggagaaaatgatgaaaatctcTTCCGAAGCATCAGTATTCTTCTGGAACCCCCACTCTCTATGGCACAG ATGTCAAATCAAGCAAGGTGGTCGCTGTTGCAATCTTATAATTTGCTGAAATGGCACAAACATGCACATCGAGCTGCTGTAAAAGCTATTGAGAATGGATGCAGTCTGAGCATggtcattaaaaaaattgaggaagCCATGTCTCTgaaaaaataa
- the LOC101253207 gene encoding uncharacterized protein isoform X2 gives MNKLGIGRRDKVQQFMTITGASEKVALQALKVSDWNLEGAFDVFYSQSQVKSSADARRLEELYNRYKDPYADMILADGISLLCNDMQVDPQDIVMLVLSWHMKAATMCEFSKQEFIGGLQSLGIDSLEKLREKLPFMRSEMKDEHKFREIYNFAFSWAKEKGQKSLALDTAIGMWQLLFAEKEWPLVEHWCQFLQARHNKAISRDTWSQLLEFARNVDPALTNYDAEGAWPYLIDEFVEYLTENSIVQIGQMSDWSQKG, from the exons TGAAAAAGTTGCTCTTCAGGCTCTGAAGGTCAGTGATTGGAATCTTGAAGGAGCATTTGATGTATTTTACAGCCAGTCACAAGTCAAGTCATCTGCTGATGCAAGGCGGTTGGAGGAGCTTTACAATAGATACAAAG ACCCGTATGCTGACATGATTTTGGCTGATGGGATTAGCCTCCTTTGCAATGACATGCAG GTTGATCCTCAAGATATAGTTATG TTGGTTCTTTCATGGCACATGAAAGCTGCAACCATGTGTGAATTCTCCAAGCAGGAGTTCATTGGTGGATTACAATCTCTCGG AATAGATTCATTGGAAAAGCTCAGAGAGAAATTGCCATTTATGCGATCAGAGATGAAAGATGAAC ATAAATTCCGTGAGATTTACAACTTTGCTTTCAGCTGGGCAAAGGAGAAG GGTCAGAAATCTTTGGCCTTGGACACGGCTATTGGGATGTGGCAATTGCTGTTTGCTGAAAAGGAGTGGCCATTGGTTGAGCATTGGTGTCAGTTTTTGCAG GCAAGGCATAACAAGGCTATTTCACGGGATACTTGGTCTCAGCTCCTGGAATTTGCAAGG AATGTGGACCCTGCATTAACAAACTATGATGCTGAAGGAGCTTGGCCATATCTTATAGATGAATTTGTCGAGTACTTGACTGAAAATAGTATTGTCCAAATTGGTCAAATGAGTGATTGGAGCCAGAAAGGCTGA